GCGGTAACACACTGGTTAACCTTCGTAgtgtttttcttattaatttcagTTGTCAATTTCGAATATCGATAGTTTAGTTATTCCACTAGGTACATCACTATCGTGTCATTACTTCTACGGTTATCGGCCGCCGAATGTCAGTTTCTTTTCGAAAcatgtaaaaagtaaagaatatcacgtttgtaaatagttttaaacaGTCCTGTTTGTTGGTAACTAATTCATGTTTAtatgcattatttaattttcgagAAAAATATAATCACCATTGCattttttacttgttttattttcgaCGGAACCCTAATTAATAAATGACATGTTACCTTTGTGAttcgatatttaatataattcatgtgtttaattaataaaaaacattaaatatttactattaagaTTACatatctttttgtaatatttaattattttaatttattggaatGAAACATATGGTGTATTGTGTAATACCAGGAATGATAATGGGGCATTTGTGCAGATGGGGCAGAGGTGAGCATCGATATCCAAAtgataagtaaataaagatctCGAATCATAACTGGAACCTCGAATTCTCTTGTACTTTATTGATGTAATCTGTAATGGAATGGTGGAAAAGAGTTCCTAGAggttcttgctggttcttcccGGTCTATACAAAAATGCTTTTTCCTACTTGAATGAAGAACATTTTTTGattgagtttattttatctaattcaaacaacaacggcctgtaaattcccactgctgggctaaaggcctcctctccctttgaggagaagatttggaacatattctaccacgccgttccaatgcgggttggtggaatacacatgtggcagaatctaaTTCAAtagtaatgtaaaatttaaactgctcttaaaaacaaaaaaatataggttgactaaaaacaatttgaaataatactgcaattttaattaacaattttatttatttaacaaatgccTCATACAATACATAGTTGTGCGaaagaatacaataatattgcaCGGTGCGACACACACAGCCGCTGAGTCAATCTTACACAGGAATGTATGCAAATACTCTTCGGACTAGATCGCTACTGGTTCACAATTCATTAcgaaataaaagcaaataattctcataataaatataattaaattgatacgtTGACAGTTTCATCGGATGACATATTTAAACTCAaaagatttatttcaattggTGTTGCCAGATACTTACTTAGccgttgtatttaaaaaatgttacaaaataaatctgtGCTATAATATCTTGTATTGTTTTACGATTTAATTTTGGGGACTTTTGAGTATTTCCGTGTATCAACGCACTAACATATCTCAAACATACAAATAATGACTAATGCTCCAGatattcgaataaaaaactatatatcaGTGAATACATTTAATACGAATGAAATTCTAgcgttattataataaaatcttatatcatTCAACGTTAAGGGTAATAAGGCGAGCAAGCTGGACACCTGGGCACGATATCCTAACATCTAAGTACTCGTCACCAATAAAGCGGCACATCCCGAGTGTCGGACATATTTTATTCGAGAATTCAACatgaaaaatacttttgaaaataaaaagtgcACCATTTTTAGTATCATctctagtaataaaataaatagctacATATAATTCAGCGAATACGATTCCTTGGCCGTTGAATCGGATTGGCAGTATTTAACTTTTCCTtgatagaaaacaattttaagtgTATTAGCGACAATTTTCCATCCGCACATCGGTACTGGTAGTCGATAGGTCAACCAAGCTTGGTCATCCGGGTGCGGTCTACCGCTGGTGCGGTTGCTGTTGGAGTTGGTGCTGATGCTTGACGAACGCGATGGCGGCCAGCTCCTTGCAGAACTCCTCGAGTACGATGAGACTCTCTACCAGCTGGTTGTGAGAGCCGCTGGGCGACAACGatcagtaaagtaaagtaaaaagtagtaaagtaacagcctgtaaatttcccactgctgagataaggcctcctcttccattaaggagagggtttggaacatattccaccacgctgttccaatgcgggttggaatgcacatgtggcagaatttcgatgaaattagacacatgcacgtttcctcacgatgttttccttcaccgccgagcacgggatgaattataaacacaatttagcacatatatatagtgatgcttgcctgggtttgaacccgcaacgaTCAGAATTACTATTAAATACTCATAAGGCGACACTGATGCAGGGTGCTAATGTGCCCGGCTCGTCGTATCTCTCGTTTGTTGGAATCTAGGAAGTTCACAATAAGGATACTCACATTTCGTCGTAGCTGGGGTCCTCGCTCATCAGCTGCAGCCTCGTGGTCTCGATGACCTTCTTGTAGTTCTTTATCCGCGGCACCTCCATCGTGAGCCTGCGCGCCACCTCCTGGAGCGACTTGAACAGCGTCGGGGTGCCCTCGGCCGTCGGCAGGTCCGGGTTGAGCAGGTACTCGTGCAGGTTCGGGTGCGGCAGCAGCGCCAGCTTCGAGATGATCGACGTGAGATGCAGGTTCACCTGGTAGGGCTGGTCGGGCATCGTCGACAGCAGCTTGAAGAGCATCTTCAGGAACGGCCCCGCGTCGAACTCCTCGGGGGGCGGCGGCGCGTCCCCGCTGCGGCGCACCAGCGTCTGCGTGAAGGGGCCCGGTTGGCAGGCCCCGCACGGCGCGGGGGCCTCCGGGCCGCGGGGGGCGTGCACGGAGTGGAAGGCGTCGTCCAGGTGCAGGTCGGCCTCGGGGCGGCTGTCGTAGCTGTGCGTGGAGCTGGCGGTTGTGTGGGCGCCGGTCAGCTCGCTGGGCCAGTTGTACGTCGCCGTGATATCCAGCCAGAGCTGCAACAGCGACCGCGTCGTGAGGGACGCGATAAActgttaatgttgtcttaaattttcgcgattattacacatttaaataaaactaattataacggatgaatcgcgtaaattcattatttttaaaaatcccgacgtttcgagcactttgcagtgttcgtggtcacgggtagactaagatgacatttgtctatttgaagaacaaaggaaatattattaacaactaccgccaacaatttctcaattgatatcttcggaacgttactcaagatatcaatcgttggcggtagttgttagtaaaaataattaatatacgcgatgcatccgttataattagttttatttaaatgcgatAAACTGTTTATTTCGCAAACTCATCGCTCTAATACAGTACACAAATTCTCCTTTTTccaaatattattcttattagtattattctttcaagattattgtatttaaattagtagAACTCTTATTTTTCTGAAACTCAGGTAGAGCACAGTACCACCTGGTAGTGCCGCGCAGGTATAGCACAGTACCAGTTGTTGTCGCCTAGATAGAGCACAGTACATGATAATGACGCGCAGGTAGAGCAAAGTACCTGGTAGGGTCGCGCAAGTAGAGCACAGTACCTGGTAGTGTCACACAGGTAGAGCAAAGTACCCGGTAGTGTCGCGCAGGTAGAGCACTGTACCTGGTAGTGTCGCACGGGTAGAGCAACCTACCCGGTAGGGTCGCGCAAGTAGAGCACAGTACCTGGTAGTGTCACACAGGTAGAGCAAAGTACCCGGTAGTGTCGCGCAGGTAGAGCAACCTACCCGGTAGGGTCGCGCAAGTAGAGCACAGTACCTGGTAGTGTCACGCAGGTAGAGCACAGTACCTGGTAGTGTCACACAGGTAGAGCACAGTACCCGGTAGTGTCGCGCAGGTAGAGCACAGTACCTGGTAGTGTCGCGCAGGTAGAGCACAGTACCCGGTGGTGTCGCGCAGGTAGAGCAAAGTACCTGGTAGGGTCGCGCAAGTAGAGCACAGTACCTGGTAGTGTCACACAGGTAGAGCAAAGTACCCGGTAGTGTCGCGCAGGTAGAGCACTGTACCTGGTAGTGTCGCACGGGTAGAGCAACCTACCCGGTAGGGTCGCGCAAGTAGAGCACAGTACCTGGTAGTGTCACACAGGTAGAGCAAAGTACCCGGTAGTGTCGCACAGGTAGAGCACAGTACCTGGTAGTGTCGCACGGGTAGAGCAACCTACCCGGTAGGGTCGCGCAAGTAGAGCACAGTACCTGGTAGTGTCACACAGATAGAGCAAAGTACCCGGTAGTGTCGCGCAGGTAGAGCACTGTACCTGGTAGTGTCGCACGGGTAGAGCAACCTACCCGGTAGGGTCGCGCAAGTAGAGCACAGTACCTGGTAGTGTCATACAGGTAGAGCAAAGTACCCGGTAGTGTCGCGCAGGTAGAGCAACCTACCCGGTAGGGTCGCGCAAGTAGAGCACAGTACCTGGTAGTGTCACACAGGTAGAGCAAAGTACCCGGTAGTGTCGCGCAGGTAGAGCACTGTACCTGGTAGTGTCGCACGGGTAGAGCAACCTACCCGGTAGGGTCGCACGGGCAGAGCTACCTACCCGGTAGGGTCGCGCAAGTAGAGCACAGTACCTGGTAGTGTCACACAGGTAGAGCAAAGTACCCGGTAGTGTCGCGCAGGTAGAGCACTGTACCTGGTAGTGTCGCTCGGGTAGAGCAACCTACCCGGTAGGGTCGCGCAAGTAGAGCAAAGTACCTGGTAGTGTCACACAGGTAGAGCAAAGTACCCGGTAGTGTCGCGCAGGTAGAGCACTGTACCTGGTAGTGTCGCACGGGTAGAGCAACCTACCCGGTAGGGTCGCGCAAGTAGAGCACAGTACCTGGTAGTGTCACACAGATAGAGCAAAGTACCCGGTAGTGTCGCGCAGGTAGAGCACTGTACCTGGTAGTGTCGCACAAGTAGAGCACAGTACCTGGTAGTGTCACACAGGTAGAGCAAAGTACCCGGTAGTGTCGCGCAGGTAGAGCACTGTACCTGGTAGTGTCACACAGGTAGAGCAAAGTACCCGGTAGTGTCGCGCAGGTAGAGCACTGTACCTGGTAGTGTCGCACGGGTAGAGCAACCTACCCGGTAGTGTCGCGCAGGTAGAGCACTGTACCTGGTAGTGTCGCACGGGTAGAGCAACCTACCCGGTAGGGTCGCGCAAGTAGAGCACAGTACCTGGTAGTGTCACACAGGTAGAGCAAAGTACCCGGTAGTGTCGCGCAGGTAGAGCACTGTACCTGGTAGTGTCGCACGGGCAGAGCAACCTACCCGGTAGGGTCGCGCAAGTAGAGCACAGTACCCGGTAGTGTCGCACGGGTAGAGCAACCTACCCGGTAGGGTCGCGCAAGTAGAGCACAGTACCTGGTAGTGTCACACAGGTAGAGCAAAGTACCCGGTAGTGTCGCGCAGGTAGAGCAACCTACCCGGTAGGGTCGCGCAAGTAGAGCACAGTACCTGGTAGTGTCACACAGGTAGAGCAAAGTACCCGGTAGTGTCGCGCAGGTAGAGCAACCTACCCGGTAGGGTCGCGCAAGTAGAGCACAGTACCTGGTAGTGTCACACAGGTAGAGCAAAGTACCCGGTAGTGTCGCGCAGGTAGAGCACTGTACCTGGTAGTGTCGCACGGGCAGAGCAACCTACCCGGTAGGGTCGCACAAGTAGAGCACAGTACCTGGTAGTGTCACACAGGTAGAGCAAAGTACCCGGTAGTGTCGCGCAGGTAGAGCACTGTACCTGGTAGTGTCGCACGGGTAGAGCAACCTACCCGGTAGGGTCGCGCGGGTAGAGCAACCTACCCGGTAGGGTCGCGCAAGTAGAGCACAGTACCTGGTAGTGTCACACAGGTAGAGCAAAGTACCCGGTAGTGTCGCGCAGGTAGAGCACTGTACCTGGTAGTGTCGCACGGGCAGAGCAACCTACCCGGTAGGGTCGCGCAAGTAGAGCACAGTACCCGGTAGTGTCACACAGGTAGAGCAAAGTACCCGTTAGTGTCGCGCAGGTAGAGCACTGTACGTGGTAGTGTCGCGCAGGTAGAGCACAGTACCCGGTAGTGTCGCGCAGGTAGAGCACAGTACCCGGTAGTGTCGCGCAGGTAGAGCACAGTACCTGGTAGTGTCGCGCAGGTAGAGCACAGTACCCGGTAGTGTCGCGCAGGTAGAGCACAGTACCCGGTAGTGTCGCGCAGGTAGAGCACAGTACCCGGTAGTGTCGCGCAGGTAGAGCACAGTACCCGGTAGTGTCGCGCAGGTAGAGCACAGTACCCGGTAGTGTCGCGCAGGTAGAGCACAGTACCTGGTAGTGTCGCGCAGGTAGAGCACAGTACCCGGTAGTGTCGCGCAGGTAGAGCACAGTACCCGGTAGTGTCGCGCAGGTAGAGCACAGTACCTGGTAGTGTCGCGCAGGTAGAGCACAGTACCCGGTAGTGTCGCGCAGGTAGAGCACAGTACCCGCTAGGGTCGCGCAGGTAGAGCACAGTACCTGGTAGTGTCGCGCAGGTAGAGCACAGTACCCGGTAGTGTCGCGCAGGTAGAGCACAGTACCCGGTAGTGTCGCGCAGGTAGAGCACAGTACCCGGTAGTGTCGCGCAGGTAGAGCACAGTACCTGGTAGTGTCGCGCAGGTAGAGCACAGTACCCGGTAGTGTCGCGCAGGTAGAGCACAGTACCTGGTAGTGTCGCGCAGGTAGAGCACAGTACCCGGTAGTGTCGCGCAGGTAGAGCACAGTACCCGGTAGTGTCGCGCAGGTAGAGCACAGTACCTGGAAGTGTCGCGCAGGTAGAGCACAGTACCCGGTAGTGTCGCGCAGGTAGAGCACAGTACCCGGTAGTGTCGCGCAGGTAGAGCACAGTACCTGGTAGTGTCGCGCAGGTAGAGCACAGTACCCGGTAGTGTCGCGCAGGTAGAGCACAGTACCGGTAGTGTCGCGCAGGTAGAGCACAGTACCTGGTAGTGTCGCGCAGGTAGAGCACAGTACCCGGTAGTGTCGCGCAGGTAGAGCACAGTACCCGCTAGGGTCGCGCAGGTAGAGCACAGTACCTGGTAGTGTCGCGCAGGTAGAGCACAGTACCCGGTAGTGTCGCGCAGGAAGAGCACAGTACCCGGTAGTGTCGCGCAGGTAGAGCACAGTACCTGGTAGTGTCGCGCAGGTAGAGCACAGTACCCGGTAGTGTCGCGCAGGTAGAGCACAGTACCCGCTAGGGTCGCGCAGGTAGAGCACAGTACCTGGTAGTGCCGCTGCGCGTCGTGCACGTAGTGCTCGCAGTCGGCGAGGGGCTGCGACTGCACTCCGCGAGGCAGGAGCAGCAGGAAACTGTCGGTCGAAATAAAACAAGTGATATAGATTTGAAATCTTTAAttaccattttttatatattactaaaacaatattactaattaacataacctattttgtataaaaatccaAAAGACTTAATGGtatagtttgtaaaattttcacaattaaaagaaatactaaaaataaatatttacaaaaaaaaaaaaacacatcaataaATTCACAAAACAAATATGGCAAATATGGctttgtaacaatttattttatgaatacaaaaaatattactctgtacacattatattatttacataagtttTTCATATCTATTTATCatcttttttttacataacacatGGCTGAGCAACATTTTCCATAAACAATAATTCTAAAtgcagaaaaaaaacaaaattataaaagtttcttAAATGCTTACATGTGATGTATTTCAAAAAAACTAATGTTAGCCTCCATATGGGGCATGTTGTAACCAATTAATCTGGGGCACTTGATAATGCTTAAAAGTTTTTCATAAAATAGATATgcatattaaattagttaattttaattgttaacaaaTTTTTATCGTCCGTTTTTAAcagactactgagtttcttgccggttcttgatagaatctacattccgaaccggtggtaccttcatttaaaatagttgttaaatgatattaaaaggtgtttgtaaaggcctacttgaataacgtatattttggtttttatatgtttgtctAATGGGGCATGATATAACTAAACATATAAATGGATATATTATTGTTgactattaacttttttaatgttatgcTTTATATGATTTTgggatttttgtttaatttgttacaAGTATCACAATAATACTGTTTACCAAATatccattttttttacatatacatacttattatattgtatataatatcataaaaattagcTCAAAGCATAAGTACTTAAAGTAGACCAAATTCATTGTACTAtgttaataagtatatataaatacaaatataaaaaaataatttatatttgtgactcataaattcatattttaattatagcacTGTATTGTACTGATAggaacaattattttcaacatattaGTGTTACAGTAAATCGTAatgatatgtaaaataaaattaatcaatatgtGTCTATATATAACTATGTTAGTAGATCTTAGTCTAGTTACTGTAATGATGTTAGATTTTCTGTTATGAGTTTTCCTTTGCCATTATTTCTTCGATGCGATCTTTGAGTTGGTTTAAACGCCTAGAAGTTTAGATAAGCTTAACAAGcatgaatattaaatagattaaaatattatctcacgaataattaatattattatttataacttttttgacattttatctCTAGGTTTATTTGTGAAAATGAGCTGTTTACAACCAACTTCAAAAACTGAATATGAttctaaattttgtatttatgtataactaTACTATTAAAACAAGACACTTGCTTTTGTAAACTTTAATtacaactaataaataaatttcataagaGAAGGTAATCTCGGAGAagtttagtaaattatattatcatacgAAGAGTTTTGTAtgagtttgtatatatattgaaactaaaatataatataaactgttTAGAGACAAAATGCCATTTTTAGTTTGTTATCCTCGTTTAAATATTGGGCTTGCTGAGTATATAAAACCTGTTTGCGtttgtgaaaaataatatttttatcaaaaatttgtaAAAGACTAAATATTCAATTACGTGATTTGACACATAGGAttagaattttgtttttattgctttattgaGTCAGATTTAATTTAGCAGTTAAGTAATTTCAACTTTTCATGtgattttttgataattttaatgtaaagtgTTTATAGCTAAATACAAAATGTTGCATAtgagtttaaagtaaatataggTGAGTGCAAagtgcaaataaaatattcaatgtgaTATACAGGTTACGCTTTAGAGTGGTATTTAGCTGAGGCTAGAGCTAAGTGGTGCGTTTGGAGGGAGGGTGCAGTGGGGGGGTGGGGGGTTGTGTCGCTCGCTACGCTACCTGTTGACGACGCGGTGTATGTTGTCGTCGGCGTGCGCCAGCAGCCCGCCCGCGCGCTCGTCCGTCAGCGACTCCCTGCGACATACACTCGCATTGACAGCCGTATCCAAACTTATGTTAGGATAGTAttgtaaatgaacaaatattaGTTGCACTTGGAGCgtcactaaattattttatgttacataaaCTCGCCTACCATATTATGCCATATCATCATTTCATGCCCCTTATCATTTCATGCCCCTTATCATTTCATGCCCCGTAACCCCCACGTCGCGCCCCGTCACCTGTTGCGCTCTCGCTCGCGCGCGTGGCTGAGGTCGTTGAGGCGGTCCCGCTCGTCCTgcagcgcgggcgcggcggcgcggtagGCGCGCGCGCACACGCGCGACAGCACCAGGCGCTCGATGCTGTGCTCCGCGCCCTTCTCGATCACGGCCTGCGCAGCACACGCGGGTTAGCGCCGCCGGCCCACCGGCCcaccgcccccccccccccccgctcCGCACCTCGAAGAAGCGCAGCGTCTCGAGCGTGAGGTCGTGGTCGCCCCGCAGGCAGCGCCGCGCCAGTTCGCGCAGCTGCCCCCACTCGCCCGCGCCGCCCTCGCCCTCCCCCTCGCCCGCCAGCCAGCTCGAGAactctgcacacacacacacacaccgctGCGTTTAATCTCGTcgactttgataaaatcagtgataaccattgtatatgcactagaagtaaggataaacttataacgccaagtttccgactccgcaaagtcaatggatccttcttggggcaaggtatccgtttctataataaaattccgcagaaatttttaactctgtcgtttagtaaattcaaatcgtttgttaaaaatacattggtagaaaaagcatactattcgatacaagattttgtagatgataaaaaagcgtggagttaatacctgttgacttccaagcaggatacattaattgaaataattgtatttaattaacatgacgttgtattttttaaatgttaaaaaagagtaactactgagtttcttgccggttcttctaggtagaatctactttccgaaccggtggtagcttcacttaattgtaaaatgacgattcaaaagtgcttataaaagcctacttgaataaaatttattttgattttgattttttgccTCCGCTTCAGCATCGATTCAATTACGagttaattttgattacatACAAACATTCATTGACGCATTGTGCGCACATGCACGCTCGCGTGATCGAAGCTAAGGGCTTAtcgtttcataatttttaattaatcattcattaatttagtaacaatatgttttatattatgatttcgGAAAATTAACTTTCTCGGGGTGTCCCTCAGGGCTCTACACTGGGACCGTTATTGTTACTGATCGTCGGGAGTGGTGGGCTCACCGTTGACGAGGTCCTGCGAGTCGAGCACGCGCAGACACTTGGCGAGCACGGCGGTGGCGAGGATGGCGCTCCGAGGCTCGGCCAGCTCCTCCGCCGCCGGCTCCAGGAACTGCGTGCGGAAGGCGCGGGACAGGTGACACGCGATGATGGGGTGACACTCCTGCGGGAAAAccacaataaataacatataatacaaatataagaaaaagttCAAGCAGAGTACATCACTTACAATTCAAATTCATTATTTCATCTAATGAGTAATTAAATTAGGTACTGAAATGTATTC
The genomic region above belongs to Vanessa cardui chromosome 21, ilVanCard2.1, whole genome shotgun sequence and contains:
- the LOC124538707 gene encoding FHF complex subunit HOOK interacting protein 2A-like, giving the protein MLSRFSDVLQTAADVLAPPATRLEDFEYHWKMVVNFYQNYEESSKVHFEDTRVPHHLHQMLQLIVDEEKEQQGGTVGPCLEAVIQRSVGVLDALSLLVSVDRPPGARYSALTLATSLLRRTRSPCLNSPHVYRPLQRMLLICNESPASPTEKEEVELLLTLCGLVRKEPGLANIFTTPFVEDTASLMTIPEDIKALIPIKSKAQTPKKNPLFEVDMAPNPLKTVSIVRVNKDENYVQSGSSAGDDNVSSKSQKTVYDDNDRFLLIDLLLSYLDSADNQVVLRACEGVLIVSSLAEDDIAALVTGCSPACERLAARLLRHYRALPADLDPAAVDQLSITWAYVAQDFGDKNYNNFYGYRELTAFFSWLDYIDTLMKECHPIIACHLSRAFRTQFLEPAAEELAEPRSAILATAVLAKCLRVLDSQDLVNEFSSWLAGEGEGEGGAGEWGQLRELARRCLRGDHDLTLETLRFFEAVIEKGAEHSIERLVLSRVCARAYRAAAPALQDERDRLNDLSHARERERNRESLTDERAGGLLAHADDNIHRVVNSFLLLLPRGVQSQPLADCEHYVHDAQRHYQLWLDITATYNWPSELTGAHTTASSTHSYDSRPEADLHLDDAFHSVHAPRGPEAPAPCGACQPGPFTQTLVRRSGDAPPPPEEFDAGPFLKMLFKLLSTMPDQPYQVNLHLTSIISKLALLPHPNLHEYLLNPDLPTAEGTPTLFKSLQEVARRLTMEVPRIKNYKKVIETTRLQLMSEDPSYDEIGSHNQLVESLIVLEEFCKELAAIAFVKHQHQLQQQPHQR